A section of the Bacillus sp. HSf4 genome encodes:
- a CDS encoding GapA-binding peptide SR1P — protein MGTIVCQDCNEPIQHFEDEKVTILYGTCGKCNCHLEEKE, from the coding sequence ATGGGCACGATCGTTTGTCAGGACTGTAATGAGCCGATTCAGCATTTTGAAGATGAGAAAGTGACGATCCTTTACGGTACGTGTGGAAAGTGCAACTGCCATTTGGAAGAGAAGGAGTAG
- a CDS encoding aminotransferase class I/II-fold pyridoxal phosphate-dependent enzyme, with the protein MLQQETPLYTGLKKHAARNPIQFHIPGHKKGSGMDPEFRSFIGENALSIDLINIEPLDDLHAPKGIIKEAQDLAAEAFGADYTFFSVQGTSGAIMTMVMAVCGPGDKIIVPRNVHKSVMSAIVFSGAVPIFIHPEIDDELGISHGITPESAKKALEEHPDAKGLLVINPTYFGIAADLKSIVELAHSFDVPVLVDEAHGVHIHFHEKLPLSAMQAGADMAATSVHKLGGSLTQSSVLNIREGLVSKERVQSILSMMTTTSTSYLLLASLDVARKRLATEGHELIEQTIKLAEETRKRINGIKGIFCVGRDILGTKAAYDYDPTKLIISVKNLGLTGHDVEKWLRESYHIEVELSDLYNILCIFTPGDRKEDADVLVQALTDIVHQAVSSQESKRTPEVLLPNIPALAMTPRDAFYANTEVVPFKKAAGRIIAEFVMVYPPGIPIFIPGEIITEDNINYIEKNLEAGLPVQGPEDDTLHMIRVIKEQQAIL; encoded by the coding sequence TTGTTGCAGCAGGAAACACCCCTATACACAGGATTAAAGAAGCACGCCGCCCGAAATCCGATTCAATTCCATATTCCCGGCCATAAAAAAGGATCCGGGATGGACCCTGAATTCAGAAGCTTTATCGGAGAAAACGCTCTAAGCATAGATTTGATCAATATTGAGCCGCTTGATGATCTGCATGCTCCAAAAGGAATCATCAAAGAGGCGCAAGACCTGGCTGCCGAAGCGTTCGGAGCCGATTATACGTTTTTTTCCGTCCAAGGAACAAGCGGCGCCATCATGACGATGGTCATGGCTGTCTGCGGGCCTGGAGACAAAATTATCGTACCGAGGAACGTCCATAAATCGGTGATGTCCGCGATCGTCTTTTCAGGAGCCGTTCCCATTTTCATTCATCCGGAAATCGATGATGAACTGGGGATCTCACACGGCATTACGCCCGAATCCGCGAAAAAAGCGCTCGAGGAGCATCCGGATGCCAAAGGTCTTCTCGTCATCAATCCGACTTACTTCGGTATTGCTGCCGATTTAAAAAGCATCGTAGAGCTCGCCCATTCATTTGACGTCCCTGTGCTCGTTGATGAAGCACACGGTGTTCATATCCATTTCCATGAAAAGCTCCCCCTATCAGCCATGCAGGCGGGGGCCGATATGGCGGCAACGAGCGTCCATAAACTCGGAGGTTCGCTTACACAAAGCTCAGTGCTGAATATCAGAGAAGGACTTGTATCAAAAGAGAGGGTTCAATCGATTTTAAGCATGATGACGACAACATCAACATCCTACTTACTTCTCGCTTCCCTCGATGTCGCCAGAAAGCGTTTGGCGACGGAAGGGCACGAATTAATTGAACAGACGATCAAGCTGGCCGAAGAAACAAGGAAGCGCATCAACGGCATCAAAGGCATCTTTTGTGTGGGCAGGGATATTCTCGGCACTAAGGCAGCTTATGATTATGATCCGACAAAGCTGATTATTTCTGTCAAAAATCTTGGTTTGACGGGACACGATGTGGAAAAGTGGCTGCGCGAGTCGTATCATATTGAAGTCGAACTTTCCGATTTATACAACATCCTTTGCATTTTTACGCCGGGAGACCGCAAAGAAGACGCAGACGTACTCGTTCAAGCGCTGACCGATATCGTTCATCAGGCGGTTTCATCTCAAGAAAGTAAACGTACACCGGAGGTGCTGCTGCCGAATATACCGGCGCTCGCCATGACACCCCGTGATGCGTTTTACGCCAACACGGAAGTCGTACCGTTCAAAAAAGCGGCCGGAAGGATTATCGCCGAGTTTGTCATGGTATATCCGCCGGGGATTCCGATTTTCATTCCGGGAGAAATTATTACAGAAGACAATATCAACTACATTGAAAAGAACCTTGAAGCGGGCCTGCCCGTTCAGGGGCCGGAAGATGACACACTGCACATGATTCGCGTCATCAAAGAACAGCAAGCCATCCTTTAA
- a CDS encoding UPF0223 family protein, with protein MEGYQYPMNEDWTTEEAIDVISFFQTVELAYEKGIERDVLLSAYRRFKEIVPGKAEEKKLCSQFEEASHYSPYQVVKKAKEQAEDQKIKM; from the coding sequence ATGGAAGGATATCAATATCCGATGAATGAAGACTGGACGACAGAGGAAGCGATAGATGTCATTTCGTTTTTTCAAACGGTTGAACTGGCATATGAGAAAGGCATTGAACGCGATGTATTATTGAGCGCATACCGGCGCTTTAAAGAAATTGTTCCGGGAAAGGCGGAAGAAAAAAAGCTGTGCAGCCAGTTTGAAGAAGCGAGTCATTATTCTCCGTATCAAGTCGTAAAAAAAGCGAAAGAACAAGCGGAGGATCAGAAAATTAAAATGTAA
- a CDS encoding DUF1054 domain-containing protein, translating into MNNLRFTEEDFNTFTIEGLDARMEVLKETVRPKLQGLGDHFAPALSALTGDEMFVHVAKHARRSVNPPDDSWVAFANNKRGYKKLPHFQIGLWKTHVFVWFALIYESPLKTDYGRLFKEHLDDIKNRIPNSFVWSPDHTKPEARKASDMTDEDLKQLFDRLVNVKKAEALCGIQLSKDQVLQMSEDEFLSEIEASFEKLAFLYRLTQKAGESV; encoded by the coding sequence ATGAACAATCTGCGTTTTACTGAAGAAGATTTTAATACATTTACAATAGAAGGTTTAGATGCGCGGATGGAGGTTCTGAAAGAGACGGTACGCCCCAAGCTTCAGGGGCTTGGAGATCATTTTGCGCCTGCTCTGTCCGCTCTGACAGGTGATGAAATGTTCGTTCATGTTGCAAAGCATGCGCGCCGTTCAGTCAATCCGCCAGATGACAGCTGGGTCGCTTTTGCAAACAATAAGCGGGGCTATAAAAAGCTGCCCCATTTCCAAATCGGCTTATGGAAGACCCATGTTTTCGTCTGGTTTGCACTGATTTATGAGTCTCCGCTCAAAACGGACTACGGACGGCTTTTTAAAGAACATCTGGATGACATCAAGAACCGGATTCCTAACAGCTTTGTCTGGTCGCCGGATCATACGAAGCCGGAAGCGCGCAAAGCGTCTGATATGACAGACGAAGACCTAAAACAGCTGTTTGACAGGCTGGTCAATGTCAAAAAAGCCGAAGCGCTCTGTGGAATTCAGCTTTCCAAAGATCAGGTGCTGCAAATGAGTGAAGATGAATTTCTATCAGAAATTGAAGCTTCTTTTGAAAAGCTTGCTTTTCTTTACAGGCTGACGCAAAAAGCAGGAGAATCGGTTTAA
- a CDS encoding inositol monophosphatase family protein, with protein sequence MTNWKEIDRLAKSWVKEAGEKIKQSMKEKMTIETKSNPNDLVTNIDKETERFFIDKIQSVFPDHRILGEEGQGDKLTSLDGIVWIIDPIDGTMNFIHQKRNFAISIGIFENGKGKIGLIYDVTHDELYHAFQGEGAYMNDTKLGKMKDVPLEEAILAINATWITENRRIDPSVLSPLVKRVRGTRSYGSAALELAYVAAGRMDAYVTMRLAPWDYAAGCVLLDEVGGTYTTLDGKPINFLENNSIIAGNPVCHQTIFKDYLPHA encoded by the coding sequence ATGACGAACTGGAAGGAAATCGACCGCCTGGCGAAAAGCTGGGTGAAAGAAGCAGGCGAGAAAATCAAACAGTCGATGAAAGAAAAGATGACGATTGAAACAAAATCAAATCCTAATGACCTTGTGACAAACATTGATAAAGAGACAGAGCGTTTTTTTATTGACAAAATCCAATCGGTATTTCCTGATCATCGTATACTCGGCGAAGAAGGCCAGGGAGACAAGCTCACGTCATTGGACGGGATCGTCTGGATCATCGATCCGATCGACGGAACCATGAATTTTATTCACCAAAAACGTAATTTTGCGATTTCGATCGGTATTTTTGAAAACGGGAAAGGCAAAATCGGCCTGATTTATGATGTGACACATGATGAGCTGTACCATGCGTTCCAAGGCGAGGGCGCTTATATGAATGATACAAAGCTTGGCAAGATGAAAGACGTGCCGCTTGAGGAAGCGATTCTTGCGATCAATGCGACTTGGATCACAGAAAACAGACGGATTGATCCAAGCGTTTTATCTCCGCTCGTTAAACGTGTCAGAGGGACGCGCTCATACGGATCAGCGGCGCTAGAGCTCGCTTATGTGGCGGCTGGAAGAATGGATGCCTATGTGACGATGAGACTTGCCCCTTGGGATTATGCTGCCGGCTGCGTCCTGCTTGATGAAGTGGGGGGAACATATACAACGCTTGACGGAAAACCGATCAACTTTCTCGAAAACAACAGCATCATCGCCGGCAACCCGGTCTGTCACCAAACGATTTTCAAAGACTATCTGCCGCATGCATAG
- a CDS encoding GNAT family N-acetyltransferase — protein sequence MHSRPFSPADAAFFEEVIEESPEWAEEELNGQSVEQYMRSYQMYSGHWLIWEEGSRPAAVSFHLDWAPSNGKPWLGTLLVHPDFRQKGRAKEVIEAIGEHLYEKGHKALFAAVPYERDGWLNMLARTGFEQLKAEQDEKGEQYLIMVLPLAPGK from the coding sequence ATGCATAGCAGGCCGTTTTCCCCCGCCGATGCGGCGTTTTTTGAAGAGGTGATTGAAGAAAGTCCGGAATGGGCCGAAGAAGAGCTGAACGGACAAAGCGTTGAACAATATATGCGCTCCTATCAGATGTACAGCGGACACTGGCTCATTTGGGAAGAGGGCAGCCGCCCGGCGGCTGTCAGCTTCCACCTCGACTGGGCGCCTTCCAATGGCAAACCGTGGCTTGGAACATTGCTGGTTCATCCCGATTTCCGCCAAAAAGGCCGGGCCAAAGAAGTGATTGAAGCAATTGGAGAACACTTGTATGAAAAGGGACATAAAGCGCTTTTTGCCGCTGTGCCTTATGAGAGGGACGGATGGCTGAACATGCTGGCTCGTACAGGATTTGAACAATTGAAAGCAGAACAAGATGAGAAGGGGGAACAATATCTGATTATGGTTTTACCCCTAGCTCCTGGGAAATGA
- a CDS encoding ROK family protein: MMIGSEICAATNNATAPKKWQIPYNLFAFIQRDLHGCLQAYSSLPAIRDEVVRRMKRGHVSLLEDKIHDVEDIDFHHILNGIEKEDPLCLEVVKEAAYFFGIGLSNLIFLLRPDIVICGGTLVPKPLFYEVASETAQKRLIHFPNNHVQIVKSTAAYNIVAQGAGCMILDYFTEENLP; this comes from the coding sequence ATGATGATAGGATCTGAAATCTGTGCAGCTACAAATAATGCGACAGCTCCAAAAAAGTGGCAAATCCCGTATAATCTATTTGCTTTTATCCAGCGCGATCTGCATGGTTGTCTACAAGCGTATAGCAGTTTGCCAGCTATTCGTGATGAAGTAGTCCGACGAATGAAGCGTGGTCATGTTTCTTTACTTGAAGATAAAATTCATGATGTAGAAGATATAGATTTTCACCATATTTTAAATGGAATAGAGAAAGAAGACCCTCTTTGTCTGGAAGTCGTTAAGGAAGCAGCTTATTTTTTTGGTATCGGTCTTAGTAATTTGATTTTCCTTTTGCGCCCAGATATTGTGATATGTGGAGGAACCTTAGTTCCAAAACCTCTTTTTTATGAAGTAGCCTCTGAAACAGCACAAAAGCGACTCATACACTTTCCAAATAATCATGTTCAGATTGTTAAGTCAACCGCAGCTTACAATATCGTAGCACAGGGAGCGGGATGTATGATACTGGATTATTTCACTGAAGAGAACTTACCATAG
- a CDS encoding MFS transporter: MCHFFGAVALFVAAQISDPIIMFWVMLFNAIVYMPTIALSNVISYVSLEKTGLDTVKDFPPVRVFGTVGFILAMWTISFLKLELSNIQLYVASGASLLLALYSLTLQDCPTSKAKKDKSLVSLLGIDAFVLFKQKNMAIFFLFAMLLGAALQITNTFGNPFLHDFALDPHYKDSLVVKYPAVPS; the protein is encoded by the coding sequence ATTTGCCACTTTTTTGGAGCTGTCGCATTATTTGTAGCTGCACAGATTTCAGATCCTATCATCATGTTTTGGGTTATGCTTTTTAATGCAATCGTTTATATGCCAACAATTGCTTTATCTAATGTCATTTCTTACGTTTCTTTAGAAAAAACAGGGCTCGATACAGTAAAAGACTTCCCGCCTGTTCGTGTTTTTGGAACAGTCGGTTTTATTCTTGCAATGTGGACGATTAGTTTTTTGAAGCTTGAATTGAGCAACATTCAGTTATATGTTGCTTCTGGTGCTTCACTTTTACTTGCGCTGTATTCATTGACACTCCAAGATTGTCCGACATCGAAAGCGAAGAAGGATAAGTCGCTTGTTAGTCTTTTAGGCATTGATGCTTTCGTCCTATTTAAACAAAAGAATATGGCTATCTTTTTCCTTTTTGCGATGCTGTTAGGAGCTGCACTCCAGATTACTAATACTTTTGGGAATCCATTTCTACATGATTTTGCATTGGATCCTCATTATAAGGATAGTCTTGTTGTTAAATATCCAGCTGTCCCATCATGA
- a CDS encoding YlaF family protein, whose translation MKQIKWMFLLLALAAVISIMMVGVAIAEKSLLGVGLAFAILIVIMGTGFTLKKRMREKGVL comes from the coding sequence ATGAAACAAATCAAATGGATGTTCTTATTGCTCGCATTAGCCGCGGTTATCAGCATCATGATGGTCGGAGTGGCCATCGCCGAAAAAAGCCTGCTCGGGGTCGGGCTCGCCTTTGCGATTCTCATTGTTATCATGGGAACCGGATTCACCCTCAAAAAACGAATGCGCGAAAAAGGCGTACTTTAG
- the typA gene encoding translational GTPase TypA, which produces MKLREDLRNIAIIAHVDHGKTTLVDQLLHQAGTFRANENVAERAMDSNDLERERGITILAKNTAINYKDTRINILDTPGHADFGGEVERIMKMVDGVLLVVDAYEGCMPQTRFVLKKALEQNLTPIVVVNKIDRDFARPEEVVDEVLDLFIELDANEEQLEFPVVYASAINGTASADPKQQDENMEALFEAIVNHIPSPVDNREEPLQFQVALLDYNDYVGRIGIGRVFRGTMQVGQQVALMKLDGSAKPFRVTKIFGFQGLKRVEIEEAKAGDLVAVSGMEDINVGETVCPIDHQEALPVLRIDEPTLQMTFAVNNSPFAGREGKYVTARKIEERLEQQLQTDVSLRVDPTPSPDAWIVSGRGELHLSILIENMRREGFELQVSKPEVIIKEIDGVRCEPVERVQIDVPEEHTGSVMESMGARKGEMIDMINSGNGQVRLIFNVPSRGLIGYSTEFLSLTRGFGILNHTFDSYQPVEPGQVGGRRQGVLVSMDTGKASAYGIQGVEERGVIFVEPGTEVYEGMIVGEHNRENDLVVNINKMKQQTNVRSATKDQTVSMKKPRIMSLEESLEYLNEDEYCEVTPESIRLRKKILDKNEREKAAKKKKLAGLS; this is translated from the coding sequence GTGAAACTTCGAGAAGATCTTCGCAATATCGCTATTATCGCCCACGTTGACCATGGAAAAACGACGCTTGTGGATCAGCTTCTCCATCAGGCCGGTACATTCCGTGCCAATGAAAATGTGGCGGAACGCGCCATGGATTCCAACGATTTGGAAAGAGAGCGCGGCATTACGATTTTAGCGAAAAACACAGCGATTAACTATAAAGATACACGCATTAATATTTTGGATACTCCAGGACACGCAGATTTTGGCGGTGAAGTAGAGCGGATCATGAAGATGGTTGACGGCGTTCTGCTTGTCGTTGACGCCTATGAAGGCTGCATGCCGCAGACGCGGTTTGTATTGAAAAAAGCGCTTGAGCAAAATTTGACGCCGATCGTTGTCGTCAATAAGATCGACCGCGATTTCGCCCGTCCCGAAGAAGTCGTCGATGAAGTGCTCGATCTTTTCATTGAGCTTGATGCAAATGAAGAACAGCTGGAATTCCCGGTGGTCTATGCTTCAGCGATCAATGGCACGGCATCAGCGGATCCAAAGCAGCAGGATGAAAATATGGAGGCTTTATTTGAAGCGATCGTCAACCATATCCCAAGTCCTGTCGACAACCGTGAAGAGCCGCTTCAGTTCCAGGTGGCACTGCTTGATTACAACGACTATGTCGGACGTATCGGGATCGGCCGCGTATTCAGGGGAACGATGCAGGTCGGACAGCAAGTAGCTTTAATGAAGCTAGACGGCTCCGCCAAACCGTTCCGCGTCACAAAAATCTTCGGCTTCCAAGGATTGAAAAGAGTCGAGATTGAAGAAGCAAAAGCAGGGGATCTCGTCGCGGTGTCCGGAATGGAAGACATCAATGTCGGCGAAACGGTCTGTCCGATCGATCATCAGGAAGCGCTCCCTGTGCTTCGTATTGATGAGCCGACGCTTCAGATGACATTTGCCGTGAATAACAGCCCGTTTGCAGGACGCGAAGGCAAATATGTGACGGCAAGAAAGATCGAAGAACGTCTTGAACAGCAGCTGCAGACCGATGTGAGTCTGCGGGTCGACCCGACGCCGTCTCCGGATGCTTGGATCGTTTCAGGGCGCGGTGAGCTTCATTTGTCGATTTTAATTGAAAACATGCGCCGCGAGGGCTTTGAATTACAAGTGTCAAAACCTGAAGTCATCATCAAAGAAATCGACGGTGTCCGCTGTGAACCTGTCGAGCGTGTTCAAATCGATGTGCCTGAGGAGCATACTGGATCTGTCATGGAATCGATGGGTGCGCGCAAAGGCGAGATGATCGACATGATCAACAGCGGAAACGGGCAAGTCCGCTTGATTTTCAATGTACCTTCTCGCGGTTTAATCGGCTACTCAACAGAGTTTCTTTCCCTTACACGCGGATTCGGTATTTTGAATCACACGTTTGACAGCTATCAGCCGGTTGAGCCTGGGCAAGTCGGCGGCCGCCGTCAAGGGGTCCTCGTCTCAATGGATACAGGAAAAGCTTCAGCTTACGGTATTCAAGGCGTTGAGGAACGAGGCGTCATTTTTGTTGAGCCGGGGACAGAAGTGTATGAAGGCATGATCGTCGGCGAACACAACCGCGAAAACGATCTTGTCGTCAACATCAACAAAATGAAGCAGCAAACAAACGTCCGTTCAGCGACAAAAGATCAAACGGTCAGCATGAAAAAACCGCGCATCATGTCGCTTGAAGAGTCGCTTGAATACTTGAACGAAGATGAATATTGCGAAGTAACGCCTGAATCGATCAGGCTGAGAAAGAAAATTCTTGATAAAAACGAACGCGAAAAAGCAGCGAAAAAGAAGAAGTTGGCAGGATTGTCGTAA
- a CDS encoding YlaH-like family protein has product MPDVSERLSFFAALYKVDQHPEAGMWWLYATILLLSAIVFKLGFAKRLPMLKSAIIYFFLALGCTFLTFFGVFLPVGEGLIVAVLILTIYKIRLHRSKKGQETGT; this is encoded by the coding sequence TTGCCTGATGTAAGTGAACGGCTTTCATTTTTTGCCGCTCTTTATAAAGTGGATCAGCATCCCGAAGCGGGAATGTGGTGGCTTTATGCCACCATCTTGCTTCTGTCTGCCATCGTTTTTAAACTGGGGTTTGCCAAACGGCTGCCGATGTTAAAAAGTGCGATTATTTATTTCTTTCTCGCTTTGGGATGTACATTTCTGACGTTTTTCGGGGTGTTTCTGCCGGTCGGGGAAGGGTTGATCGTCGCGGTCCTTATTTTGACGATCTACAAGATCCGGCTGCACCGCTCTAAAAAAGGACAGGAGACCGGAACATAA
- a CDS encoding MarR family transcriptional regulator codes for MEHLTYAKHEIFDMYIALIHQQEQQESAMKERISAEIEIMEQELGSELNLTMSDIHTIACIGDHEPINVTSIAGKMNLSKATVSRITAKLIKKNLTGKTQLSDNKKEIYFRLTGKGKTVYAIHQREHEKIERRFKAFLDRYSAEEILFARRLFNDLLMNDFLAEP; via the coding sequence ATGGAACATTTGACATACGCCAAACATGAGATTTTTGACATGTACATTGCACTCATCCATCAGCAAGAACAGCAGGAAAGCGCGATGAAGGAGCGAATATCGGCCGAAATCGAGATCATGGAGCAGGAATTGGGCTCAGAGCTGAATTTGACCATGTCTGACATTCATACCATCGCCTGCATTGGGGATCACGAACCGATTAATGTCACATCAATCGCAGGGAAGATGAACCTGTCAAAAGCGACCGTGTCAAGAATCACAGCGAAGCTGATCAAAAAAAACCTCACCGGCAAAACCCAGCTTAGCGACAATAAGAAAGAGATCTATTTTCGCTTAACAGGGAAAGGAAAAACCGTCTATGCCATTCATCAGCGGGAACACGAAAAAATTGAAAGACGTTTTAAAGCATTTTTAGACCGCTACTCAGCGGAGGAAATCCTTTTTGCCAGACGGCTGTTCAACGACTTGCTCATGAATGACTTTTTGGCGGAACCGTAA
- a CDS encoding monooxygenase produces the protein MDFDVMIVGGGPVGLMTACELALAGVRTCIVERLRQPSPHSKALTLHPRSIEILEMRGLFDLFKERGKPLPYGHFAGLDTALDFSALDTGTSYTLFLPQTDTEELLEKHAYSLGVSILRGHDVLAVRQNDDHAELVVQGPDGMSFLTAAYIVGADGAGSTVRKQTGIAFHGSDASLTAVLGDVALHSPPNSSFYTCMNEEGAVVIVPLSPGVYRVLIVSPHKPQRLLHEPVTLEEIQKGLIQVCGTDFGTYDPVWMSRFGNASRLAERYRSKRIFLAGDAAHIHFPAGGQGLNVGLQDAMNLGWKLASAVKGRASEWLLDSYHTERHPVGKELLRNTQIQTKLFDFTREGLYLRELLSDLLTFPEVNRYLAEQIAALSINYPADETMPKHQLNGKRLPDLEITLKDGSAKQLYSFLHSASFLYIAFEEEQTSPHCHPHLKTVKAKAVPERPEWDDVKAALIRPDGHVAWAVSKSHQDPEALISQGIRRWCGNVQMPSL, from the coding sequence ATGGATTTTGATGTTATGATCGTTGGAGGCGGCCCGGTCGGTCTGATGACGGCTTGCGAATTGGCGCTGGCCGGCGTGCGTACGTGCATCGTTGAACGCCTGAGGCAGCCTTCTCCCCATTCAAAAGCGCTGACGCTTCATCCGCGGTCAATCGAAATTTTGGAGATGCGCGGCCTGTTTGATCTGTTTAAAGAGCGGGGGAAACCGCTGCCGTACGGACATTTCGCAGGTCTTGACACGGCATTGGACTTTTCTGCACTTGACACCGGCACCAGCTATACGCTGTTTCTTCCTCAGACCGATACCGAGGAATTGCTTGAAAAGCATGCGTACAGCTTAGGCGTCTCTATTCTTCGCGGTCATGATGTCCTGGCCGTCCGGCAAAACGATGACCATGCAGAGCTCGTCGTCCAAGGCCCTGACGGCATGTCCTTTTTAACGGCAGCCTACATTGTCGGTGCCGACGGAGCGGGAAGCACCGTCCGCAAACAGACGGGAATCGCGTTTCACGGAAGCGATGCAAGCCTGACCGCCGTGCTTGGGGATGTAGCCCTTCACTCTCCGCCTAACTCCAGTTTTTATACGTGTATGAATGAAGAAGGCGCCGTCGTCATCGTTCCTTTGTCACCCGGTGTTTACCGCGTGCTCATCGTGTCGCCGCACAAACCTCAGCGCCTATTGCATGAACCGGTGACATTGGAAGAAATACAAAAAGGCCTGATACAGGTTTGCGGCACCGATTTCGGCACATACGATCCGGTTTGGATGTCCCGGTTCGGCAATGCGAGCCGATTGGCGGAACGCTACAGATCGAAAAGAATCTTCCTGGCGGGGGATGCAGCGCACATTCATTTTCCTGCCGGCGGACAAGGGTTAAATGTCGGTCTTCAGGATGCGATGAACCTCGGCTGGAAGCTTGCTTCAGCCGTCAAAGGCAGGGCTTCCGAATGGCTCCTGGACAGCTATCACACGGAAAGGCATCCCGTCGGCAAAGAACTTCTCCGCAATACGCAAATCCAGACAAAGCTGTTTGATTTTACCCGGGAGGGACTGTATTTGCGCGAGCTGCTTTCAGACCTTCTCACATTCCCTGAGGTCAATCGCTATCTCGCAGAGCAAATCGCCGCCCTGAGCATCAACTATCCGGCAGATGAAACGATGCCGAAGCACCAACTGAATGGAAAGCGGCTGCCCGACCTGGAGATTACGCTGAAAGACGGCTCAGCTAAGCAGCTCTATTCGTTTCTTCATTCCGCAAGCTTTTTATACATCGCATTTGAGGAAGAGCAAACATCCCCCCATTGCCATCCGCATCTGAAAACGGTAAAAGCAAAAGCTGTGCCGGAGCGGCCGGAATGGGACGATGTCAAAGCAGCATTGATCCGTCCGGACGGCCATGTTGCCTGGGCCGTCAGCAAATCGCACCAAGACCCGGAAGCGCTCATATCACAAGGCATTCGCCGCTGGTGCGGAAATGTTCAAATGCCCTCCTTATAA
- a CDS encoding YlaI family protein: MRVKCSLCDKIDKIDDDTLIAKRLRNRPIHTYLCNDCYERIKVKTENRIKTGRFKLYPHRKDKEQVKT; encoded by the coding sequence GTGAGGGTAAAATGTTCATTGTGCGACAAAATCGACAAAATCGATGATGACACACTCATTGCCAAACGGCTTCGAAACCGGCCCATACATACGTATTTGTGCAACGACTGTTACGAACGCATCAAAGTCAAAACCGAGAATCGGATCAAAACGGGCCGTTTCAAACTATATCCACACAGAAAAGATAAAGAGCAGGTCAAAACATAA
- a CDS encoding YhcN/YlaJ family sporulation lipoprotein → MRIFFLIFIQTVMLLSACGIQNNAQNEANELPGNKPIHVKNTAQEPVNREDGQAISKRLVKITERVPGVNDATAIVLGRLAVVGIDVEDNLERSKVESIKYSVAEALQNDPYGANAAVVADPDTVNRLRTIGKEIQAGRPVKGILDELAAIVGRVMPEAPNDATDDQKTNPTKSNNDQLNGNRQKQLEKEQNDQSNKHMKNRQ, encoded by the coding sequence GTGCGAATTTTCTTTTTGATCTTCATTCAAACCGTTATGCTGCTTTCAGCCTGCGGCATTCAAAATAATGCTCAAAACGAGGCAAATGAACTGCCGGGCAACAAACCGATTCATGTGAAAAACACCGCCCAGGAGCCTGTGAACAGGGAAGACGGACAAGCGATTTCAAAGCGTCTCGTCAAAATCACCGAGCGTGTTCCAGGTGTCAATGACGCGACAGCCATCGTCCTCGGGAGGCTCGCCGTCGTCGGCATTGATGTCGAAGATAATTTGGAGCGCAGCAAGGTCGAATCGATCAAATACTCTGTCGCCGAAGCTTTGCAAAATGATCCTTACGGCGCAAACGCGGCCGTTGTCGCAGACCCCGACACCGTGAACCGCCTCAGGACAATAGGAAAAGAAATTCAGGCGGGCAGACCTGTGAAAGGCATCCTTGATGAGCTGGCGGCAATTGTCGGACGCGTTATGCCGGAAGCACCGAATGATGCAACAGATGATCAAAAAACAAATCCGACAAAGTCAAACAATGACCAGCTGAACGGCAACCGGCAAAAACAGCTTGAAAAAGAGCAGAATGATCAATCAAACAAACATATGAAAAACAGACAGTAA